In the genome of Carassius gibelio isolate Cgi1373 ecotype wild population from Czech Republic chromosome A25, carGib1.2-hapl.c, whole genome shotgun sequence, the window ATCATTTCACATGAGGCAAGAGACGTTTTcccttaatttatttctttatcttggtgctttatttttattttctatactgTTATATATAACTTATTTATTACTGGTGAAAGAGaacaattttatttcattcagCATTTAGGAGGTTTGCTGTTCTTCGGGGTCTTAATATGCATCTGTTTTTCAAACGTTTAAATATTTGTGGCCATACAGCCAATTAGTGTAAAGGCTTAGCTGTTTTTCTAAATTTCATTCATGTCTGTATTGCATTGTGGGTAAGAACAAACATGTTGTGtaataagaagttaatatttcCTTAAAATACCTGCCCAAATAGTCCCATTATGTCCAAATCTTTCATTTTTACCTCAcagtgtatttgaaaaaaaaaagaaagaaactgtgAGTTTGTTCTCAACCAGGAAAGTCACCACCTGTTTTGTGGCTGTTTTTACTGATATTCTAAGGATCTGGTTTCAGAGCCATGTTGTTTCCATAAGTATAAAGTTCAGCTGCCTCGTCaaattctaaaacattgaaataCAGTTTGAACTGGTGCTGTGTATAGtgagaaaacaagacattttAGATGGCCAAGGAGCGGGGGAGAATTtgtacctttttctttttttttatgttgaaatgTATTTGGCTACTTGTCTTTTTACAAAGAATcgaaaagaatatttatttttttaaagcgaGTCTTAAGAGAGAATTTTTTGCAGTTGTATCAACACCGTGTATTGAAATATGGCGATATCCTCGCGTTTTGTAAGATATGTGTGTGATTTTGAGGTAGTTTGTTCTGGTGTTGTGTGGAAGACCTCAGGAAATAGTTTGAGCTCAAGGTTTTGGAATCCTTTTGATGAATGCCAAATAATGTAATTGTGAAAGTCAGGTCTGGCTTTGAATTTTTGTTGTCCTGGCAGTAAAAAGAGCTGTATTAACTAACTTAATATCAAATTTCTTAGTAAATCTCCCCATGAAAGAAAATGATGTTATTTTGTATTCTATATTGGTTAAATGTTCTCTTTTATAACATTTACAGCAACTCCAACAGAATCTACAATGCTCTTCGAGCAATTACACACATTCCATAAGCATCCAGGAACGTCTATGACTGATTTCATTAGCTCAAAGGGCTCACATACGGACTGTTTTTCTGATGGACAGCTTTGATACAAACTATTCAAAGGGCTTCAGTCAACCCAAAGGTGCACAGAATTGAGCAGGTCATTATAACCAGCACAGTATTGTTACTGTATGTCATCTTCCGAGGTTTTGTGGACTAAGATACTCGTGCATTGTGGTTTGATCCATTTCAGAGACAAAAACCACAATGCCATTAATGTAGCACCTGTTGCATTTCTCCTTGATAAGATTTTCATTTATGTTGCTTTGTTTGACTAGGATTTGGGCCAAAGTGCACATGTATTGCATTCAGAACTTTCATTTGTTTGGGGGATTGGAGGAGCTTCTgtatttttccaaaaaaaaaaaaaaaatgctgcactgCATTAAAGTGTCCTGCATTAGCTATGTTACACTACACTGTTTGAGTTTTTTATTGGTACTGTTTTAACCCAATGAATATCTAAATGTGCTTGATAAAAGGAAAAAAACTTTGCTGGCCTGCAGGCAGGGTTTGTACCATGTACCAGTACTTGTACAGTATTTATTTGGCATTCTCTGGTGTGTTTTACATTTTCTGGTCAATTTGCAATCAGTTACGTGTTTGTTTATGGAGTGTCCTCTGACATTTTCAAAGCATTCAAACGTTTTCAATTTTGCTATGGTTGTATAATTTTGTTGAATATTTTGTGACACTGTAATCCACCGCTAAGGCTTTTGAATTTGGTATTTTTCCATTGTACAATGTGGCCTGTACACATTAAAAGTTATACGAGTGAATGAggcttctttattattatttttaaatatatatttatataattgaatattATATTGAATTTTATGTTAATTACTTTTGTCACCGTTTTTGTGTCCTTTTTTTATTCAACTTTAAAATtaacacttttaaatgtttaggcctggaagtttatatgtatatgtgtgtatttccctaaaataaacagaaatgggTGTTTCATAAAAGTGTTAAGttattgtgagagaaaaaaattatataatcgtAATTGCCAATCCGTTCACACAGCAACAGGTGTGCGTGTGTTCATCTCTTTGCACCATTTGTGCGCGTGGGAATGGAGGAGCGTCTACGCGTTATCATAATATGTTGCGTAGTCGCGAGCTCGTGCGCGAGCTCAATAAGCTCCGcactgtgtgtgcgcgcgcgcgcgccgTGACAGTCgccattttatttgaaaatcCAAACCAAACCGAGGGAGAAAGCGACCTTTTTATCCGTCAAGATCAGAACGAAGAAATATGACGAAAATTATCATGCGCACGTAATTTTTTCCAGGATCGAGGTAACTCGCCTTCCCGCCGCGACAGGGCTTTCGGTACAATCCCACAAATTCCTGAAGTtatgagttgttgttgttgtctgctCCGCAAATTTAACGTTAGCTCGTTAGCGTGTAAGCTAACCTTGCTGTTTTTAACGACCAATAACTTTTAAAAACCCAACCGACCCTGCGAGTACGGACTACGATTACCCTTAACAGCTCGTGGACGCAATCGTTAATATGAATTCTGAAAACCTTCTAATTAATACTGAAGGCTCGTAGGGCGAACGCCATGGCTATATGGTCACTGCTGGAGTGATTTAGACAGAGTTTGTTGATTTGCTCGATTTCTCCAACCATATCAATGTTAATTGAGGCCCAGACGACAGTAGTGAAGCTGTCTGCAACCTGCATGGCTGCTAATGTTCACTAACATTGTTTTACTTTCGCCTAACGTACGTGTACTAATAGTTTTTACTCGAAAATCAGTGCGTCCACTGCATTTATACAGGAGTAACGTTACGTTAACATGTTGGTTGACAGAGATTAGCCGTATTCATGCTGGAACTGTATGATATGGAAGCGTTTGCCTGCATTTTACACCAGCTTATAGCGACGTATAGAGGCATCAGATAGCTTGTATGTTTCTAACATTAATGCCCAAAACAAACCAACCGGCTGGTTCCTGTCAGCAGATGCTCCGGATGAGCATGTCGCACATCTCTCGGCAGCAGGCTAACTTGGTGCTCGTCACCGTTCAAACAATGAGCTTTAGGCTGTTAGCCAGCTCTGCTGTTGAATCTGAAAGAACTGGCTATTGAAAGGACAACGGGAGTTAATTTCGAGGGAATGCAGTAGATTAAGTGTTAAAATTGTATCTGAAGAGGCGTTTCAAATCATAATTGGGTAACGTTATATGTTAATTAATAAGGAACCAATTTGGATGGAAGATGAGTTAGCAGTAGGAATGCTAATATGCTAACAGTGTTGTCTACAGCCAAAATGGGAGTGTTTGATCGTTTGAAGTCAAACTGTTTTTGCTAGGAGTGGTTTCGTGAAAAATCACAAGTTACATAATGGTAACAACGCAGGTTGATTTCTGCTTAAATTGAAGGTTTTCACCTGTCTTACGTGTGGTTTTGCGCTACTAGTGTTCGAAACTGTAATTGTTTACTGTAGCTTAAAAACGACTTTTAAGAGTCTTTACACTATTTTGATTTGATCGTTACACTAAATGTTTCAAGAAAGTAGCTTCAGCAGGTAAATGAGGTTAGAAACACGCTTGCAATGTTGTGGAAATCATTTTGCTCGTATTAAGTGCAAAACATCACAATTCAAGCATCTGTTTTCTCATAAATATACTTTCAAGCACTTGACGGCTTTAAAGTAGCGGCTACCAGACGTACTAAAGGTTTATTTTATCTGTTTGTGAACTTTAGTCGAGGCCTGTGAGAGTCTGAGTGGGTATCACTTCCGGTTTTACAGCTGTACCGTTCAGGCAAGGTTCAGGTCCTCTCAGCGCGTTAAAACAAAGTGACTTATTGGAACTGGAGATTTGTACCCTTTTAACTGGTACAATTTACTGTTACATTGTAggtttttttattgaattaagtTTTAgcaagttttatgtttttaaaggaactgttcacctaaaaatgaaaaatgtaatttactctcGTGTAGTCCCAAACCTGTATAGGTGTGTCCTATACAGTATACATAAATATGCATGCCATTTTAATAGAAATGGTGTAAAGTGTCTTCACGCTTAAAATTCTAAGAAGTAAAAATCTTCAAATACCATATGATGCAACCAAAAAGAGTGTTCCTTGTGTAGTTAAGTGTGAGTTGCTGTCAGACTACAATGTCGGAGGACAAAATAACTTCAGATTCATAGACTAGACACTTGAGTGCGTATTgggaattatatataatttggaaCTCTAGATATTTAGATGGATGTTGGTGGCCAAATTTTGGTTATGGTTTCAAATGACTTGAAtatggacaaaaatatatattgtgttccATTGTAGTTTAGATTAGTTATTCCTTCAAAGTGTTTTATGCACTAACTGAAAATGTACTGTTGACACTTGAATTTGCCCTTTTCTAATTGCATTTAATCGTTATTTATCCAGATGTTACACTAAGAATTACACTGAAGGACGTTACTTGGGATCAACATCAATCCAGAGACTTGGCTTGTTGGACACCGGACACTTTTCAAaccttttggggggggggggccaACAGAAGTAACCTATCACTGAAGTGACTAAAGGGGAATAATGGTGATTTTGCGCCGGGCTCGGCCGCCTGCTTCCGCCCCAACCAGCAATGAATCTTGACTCGCTCTCGCTGGCTTTGTCTCAAATCAGCTACCTGGTGGACAATTTAACTAAGAAAAACTACAGAGCCAGCCAGCAGGAAATACAACATGTGAGTTCATGGTGTTTTGGTATAATTAAATACGTTTAGTTCTCTTATTTCAGATTAGAAATTAAGTCCGCATTGCTAGTTACATCAGGGAACTGAAGGCACTGACAATTTGATGCATCACTTTTCCTCAGATTGTGAATCGTCACGGCCCTGAGGCAGACCGGCATTTATTACGCTGTCTCTTTTCCCATGTGGATTTCAGTGGCGATGGTAAAAGCAGTGGCAAAGATTTCCACCAGGTAATAAATGTAGCTTCTGCTTTGAAAATTTAGATTCTTTGTCAAATGAAAGTTTATTAATAGTTTCAGGAttcattttaatagtttatttcCCATCTCTTAATTGCTTCAGACACAATTTCTGATCCAGGAGTGTGTGTCTCTTATTACGAAACCAAATTTTATTTCAACGCTTTGCTACGCCATTGACAATCCCCTGCACTATCAGAAGGTTTGTTGATCTGcagtctttaaaaatatttaacctTTTTGTATTCAAATTTGGCAGTTTTGTGATTAAATGCTTGTTTGATACTGTAAGTTCATTGGTTGCATGTCTGCTTGTTTGTAGAGTTTGAAACCATCACCTCATTTAGTTACTCAGCTGAGTAAAGTTCTCAAGCTAAGCAAGGTCCAGGAGGTAGGCATAAAGATTTCCATTATattccaaaatataaaaatggttgTGAGAATGGCAGTTTAAAAATGTACTCCCTTTCGCTAGGTGATTTTTGGCCTTGCTCTGCTGAACTCCAGCAACGCAGACCTTCGAGGGTTTGGTAGGTGTTCACTTCCTGGCTCTTAATTcatttttggtttcacttttGCAGAATCAGAGATTCTCTGCAATGGCTTTCGGCTCAAACCCTGGTTGCTTTCTTTCACAGCTGCTCAATTTGCGAAGCAGAAGCTTCCTGATCTCCTCCGCTCATACGTGGACGCGGACCTCGGAGGGAATCAGGAAGGTGGCTTCCAGGACATTGCCATAGAGGTTCTGCATCTGCTGCTTTCCCATCTTCTGTTCGGTCAGAAGGGCTCGAGCGGAGTCGGACAAGAGCAGATTGACGCGTTCCTCAAAACACTGTGCAGAGGTTAGTGGAAAAATCCACTAAATAATTGCTACTTGCGTGTTATATTTGTCTAGTTTTCCTGATGGGAATTGGTTCCCATGCTGTGCTCTGAGTCATTTAGtcctgtgtttttgtttgtcccAGATTTCCCGCAGGAGCGCTGTCCTGTGGTGCTTGCACCACTGTTGTACCCTGACAAACGGGACATTCTCATGGACAGGATCCTGCCAGACTCTGGAGAATTAAATAAGACCATGATGGAGAGTTCACTTGCTGACTTCATGCAAGAAGTTGGCTATGGCTTTTGTGCAAGGTATTAACATCTCTCAAAAtttcaaattctgtcatttacacctcttcatgttattttattcatgttaatAAGATATTATTCTTTCGAGTTGCatggtaaaaaatgtaaatgaaaaattgACTTAAATGACAGCCTAATTTGTACTATCAATGCTGTTAATTTAAAGGGATTCCcatgtatttattgattgatttttgtgTTTCCCCAGTCCTGACGAATGCAGGAACATAATCCTGCAGTATGGCGTGCGAGAGGTGACCGCCAGTCAGGTGGCCAGAGTGTTGGGCATGATGGCCCGGACTCACTCGGGGCTGTCCGATGGCATCGGCCTACAAGTATGTTCCTTGCATTGTTaccttttactgtaatttttaatAGTGTATTAAAATTGTGTTTCTGGTAATGAtgataatctaaaatatattgaaaaataaaatatatatatatggaaatgtTGGTATGGCATGAGAATAGGCTTGTTAAActttttgtaatataaaataacaatagaAAAAACGAAAATGAAAACACTATTACTATACTAgtatataaataactaaaataatattttttctatcTTGGCCTGTTTTTGGTAAGGTAACAAAGTTTGAGTTAAAGGATTAGTTAGGGTGTCTTAACAGGTTTGAATAACTAATTTGTCTCACTATTTGTAGTCCATCTCAAATCCAGTGGGCGGTGGGATCTGGAGTGATGGGAAGGATAAGAGTGACTGCTCTCAGGCTCACACCTGGAATGTTGAAGTTCTAATTGATGTGGTCAAAGAACTGGTAAGCCTGTTTTAGATAAGTTAACCAGCTCAAATGTTAGTTAGCAGaccaaaactttatttatttaactgcttCTTGTTCTCAGAACCCCAATCTGAATTTCAAAGAGGTGACCTATGAGCTGGACCACCAAGGCTTCCTAATCCGGGACAGTAAGGGGCTTCAGATAGTGGTCTGTGGGATCCAGAGGGGTCTGGGAATGGAGGTGTTCCCGGTGGATCTCATCTATAGACCATGGAAGCATGCAGAAGGCCAGGTAGATGAAAGTCGTAGTTTGAAAATTGAGTGTTACTTAATCAGATTAAACTTCTAGAACTTTGCATTGGAAATGAAGTAGCATATTGAAGGCCAGCTCTTTTTTTGTGTTCTCCAGCTGTCTTTCATTCAGCACTCGCTGATGAGTCCTGAAGTGTTCTGCTTCGCTGACTATCCCTGTCATACTGTTGCCATTGACATCCTGAAGGCCCCACCTGAGGATGACAACAGAGAAATAGCCACATGGTAAGTCTTGCTAAATTTaattttatccaaaaaaaaatttcaatgttTTATAGCTTCTCTTTGTGCTTTGGTCAACAGGAAGAGCTTGGACCTAGTGGAGAGCCTCTTGCGCCTCTCTGAAGTTGGGCATTACGAACAGGTGAAGCAGCTCTTCAGCTTCCCCATCAAGCACTGCCCGGATATGCTAGTGCTGGCACTTCTGCAGATCAGCACCTCCTGGCACACCCTGCGTCATGAGCTCATCTCTACTCTCATGCCCATCTTCTTGGGTAACCACCCCAACTCTGCCATCATCTTGCACTATGCCTGGCATGGACAGGTGGGTGGATTTGACAACCGTTTGATGAGTCTCAAAGTTCTGTTATGGTGTCCCTTTATACTAATATGTGCCTGGGTTACGTTTCCAGGGCCAGTCGCCCTCCATCCGCCAGTTGATCATGCACTCTATGGCCGAGTGGTACATGAGAGGAGAGCAATACGACCAGGCCAAGCTATCTCGCATCCTGGATGTGGCTCAGGACTTGAAGGTACTTGTGTCCTGACCCTGCTGTCATGAGGAGTAGATTtagacatttagcagacgcttttatccaaagcgactaataGTAGATAGTGTTAGGGTTAAGGGCTAAGAAACAGttcttgtaataaaaaataaaaaaactttaacgTTTTAAATGCTCATGTTTTTTGCATTGCAGTCTCTATCGATGCTGCTGAATGGTACTCCATTTGCCTTTGTTATTGACCTTGCTGCACTTGCCTCTCGCCGTGAATACCTCAAACTTGACAAATGGCTCACTGACAAAATACGAGAGCATGGGGTAAGTGATCATTCATATtttcactactgtttaaaagtttgaggcagtttatttaaatctatgtttaaatgtaatttatttctgttggtAAAGGTAatttttcagaagccattactccaggtttcagtgccacatgatccttcagaaatcattctaatatgctggtttgctgctcaagaaacattttcttatcagtgttgaaagcagttgtgcggtttaacatttgaataaaaaaccATGATCCTTCAGTTTTTTCATTGaatatttcaaaagaacagcattcatttgatttgaaaaatgttttgttacgttataaatgttacattttgatgATTAATTTGTTCTCACTGAATAAAGTGTtaatcttttttctcttttttttttttaatcttcctaACCCCATACTACACAGTATTGTATTTTAAGTTCTAAGCAAATATGCATGAACTCTTGTGTCTTGTGTTTGTCCATTAGGAACCATTTATCCAGGCATGCGTCACGTTCCTGAAGAGACGATGTCCCTCTATCATGGGTGGTTTGGCCCCAGAGAAAGACCAGCCAAAAAGTGCTCAACTTCCTCCAGAAACACTGGCTACCATGCTAGCATGTCTGCAGTCTTGTGCTGGGTGCGTATATAGAgcttttgcacatttttataAGTTTTAGGAAATGCTTGGCTTGAAGTTAAACACTTGGTTTTGATGGCTTCTTTGAGCAGGAGTGTGTCTCAAGAGCTGTCAGAGACAATCTTGACTATGGTGGCCAACTGTAGCAATGTAATGAACAAGGCTCGGCAGCCGCCACCAGGAGTCTTACCAAAGGGACGAGCTCCCAGCACCAGCAGCTTAGATGCTATTTCACCTGTGCAGGTAACTGTGGCTTTATCTACTCAATCAGATGGCTATCAGTGTTAAGACTGCCTGAACTGGATTCTGATTGTGTTGTACTCAAACCTGTTCTGTTGTGTTTTTAGATGGACCCTCTCTCTGCGATGGGCTCTTTGAGTCTAGGTGTCTCGTCCACCTCCCACACCCCGAGCATGCAAGGATTCCCCAGCCTGCAGGGCTCTGCCTTCAGTAACCCCCAGTCCCCAGCCAAAGCCTTCTCAAACCTGCCCAACCCAAACCCCAGCACAGCCTTCCCAGGAATTAACCCCCTCTCTTCTCAACTCCCAGGTACCATGAGACTTCAATGGAGTTAGAAACTCTGATCTAGAACGTAGTGATGCTTTACTGCTGTTTATTTTCAAATACAAATGCATTAGAGATTTCTTGAATTGCTTGTCTAGGTTCTCTGAGCACAAGCTTGACTGGGATTGGCTCAGGTTTGGGCATGCCCGCCGTCAGCAGCGACCCTTTCGGCACTAGGAAGATGAGCACACCGGGGCTGAACCCACCCACCTTCCAGCAGAGTAAGATGAAGGCCTGTAAGTGGTGGTGTGGCTGAGAGAGTGCCAGGTGCCTCAAGCTGTATTTCCTCTCTAAACTGGCTCTTAGAGCATTACAAAAGTCCTTTTGACACGTATTTCAGAGTCTTTTATTTCTGTGTAATTTTCATCTCTGAGCCAAAAATGTCATTGGAACCTAAGAGGAAATACAGGTCAGTCTACATTACTGCAAGATATTCTTGGCAACCAGATTGGATCCGTGTGTAAATGTTTTCTTCCATCAGACATATGAAGGAAAACAAACTGTTTGCCAGGAACttctgttttttgtttggtttagttttttttttttcttttagaatttGTGCTTTAGTCATTGCATTTAtcaacttgcattttttttacaaatgaagtgatatttttttttacatacaatacatgcatacatacaattttacaatagtttttttccccttttgttgAAGCTGACCTCTCTCAGGTGTGGCCCGAGGCAAACCAGCACTTTAGTAAGGAGATAGACGATGAGGCAAATAGCTACTTCCAGCGCATCTACAACCATCCGCCGCACCCCACAATGTCTGTGGATGAGGTGAGATCAACAGAAGTAACCGAGTAGAATTGGGCTTTTGTTCATTACCTCAATGTTAATGTCTATGGTACAGCTTTCAAATTCCTAGTCATTCTTTCAATGCAGGTGCTGGAAATGCTGCAGAGATTTAAGGACTCAAACATCAAGCGAGAACGGGAAGTGTTTAACTGCATGCTGAGGAATCTGTTCGAGGAGTACCGTTTCTTCCCTCAGTATCCAGATAAAGAGCTGCACATCACTGCTTGCCTCTTCGGGGGGATCATTGAGAAGGGCCTGGTCACGTACATGGCGCTGGGCTTGGCTTTACGATACGTGCTGGAAGCCTTACGCAAACCTTTCGGATCGAAGATGTATTACTTTGGAATCGCTGCACTAGATAGATTTAAAAACAGGTACTGCCAGTAGTTTGTCTTTTGTTTCCCGGCCACCAAACAAACGATTTAATTTATATCTTGATATACTAGATCATTTAAAATCTGAACCACTTTCTTCCTCAGACTGAAGGACTATCCCCAGTACTGTCAGCACTTGGCGTCAATAGCCCATTTCCTGCAGTTTCCGCACCATTTACAAGAGGTAAcctagtttttaattttattttggtcatGCCCACAGCATTTTCCTGTAATATCTCACTCTGCActagttttttttaaagcattcagcTGAGTAAGTCTGCTGTTGTATGTTGTTCATTTTCTGTGAATAGTATATAGAGTATGGCCAGCAGTCCAGAGACCCTCCTGTGAAGATGCAAGGCTCCATTACTACACCTGGCAGCCTGGCTTTAGCCCAGGCTCAAGCTCAGTCTCAGACCCCCAAAGCCCCACAACCAGGCCAGGCTATCACCTTAGTGACCACAGCCACCACAACCACCACCGCTGCCAAAACCACAACCATCAGTAGACCTACAGCTGTTGGACCGAAGAAAGACGTGCCAGTGAGTGCACACAGTCActgttccattttcattttctaaAATGCACTATAAGACTAAGATGGACTCATCTCTGTGGTATTTGATTTTAAATTCTTCCACAGCCTTCAATCAACACCACAAACATTGACACCTTGTTAGTGGCTACAGACCAGACTGAAAGGATCGTTGAGCCCCCAGAGAATGTTCAGGAGAAGATTGCGTTCATCTTCAACAACTTGTCCCAATCAAACATGACCCAGAAGGTGATTGTTCTTTCAATCTATATCTTTGACATTTTAAGTTATGTATCATAAGTTTTTTAcctttgctttgtttttgaaGGTGGAGGAGCTGAAAGACACTGTGAAAGAAGAATTCATGCCCTGGGTCTCTCAGTACCTGGTTATGAAGCGTGTCAGCATTGAGCCGAACTTCCACAGCCTGTATTCCAATTTCTTGGACACGCTGAAAAACCCAGAGTTTGTCAAGATGGTTCTCAATGAGACCTACAGAAACATCAAGGTaatattcttgaaattaaaacattattaaaggcATTAGTATACCTACATTTTGATGACTTGATGTTGTCCCATTTTGTTTCTCAGGTCCTTCTTACCTCTGATAAGGCAGCTGCTAACTTCTCAGATCGATCCCTGCTGAAGAATTTGGGTCACTGGCTTGGAATGATCACCCTAGCTAAAAACAAACCCATCCTATACACAGTAAGTTAAATTTTTATATCCATCGCCTGAGATAGTCATTTATAGAAGGATCCAATTCatttacacttacatttattcatttagctgacgcttttatccaaagcgacttacaattgctatacatgtcagaggtcgcacgcctctggagcaactaagggttaagtgtcttgctcagggacacattggtgtctcacagtggatttgaacccgggtctctcacaccaaaggcatgtcttatccactgcgctaacaccaccatATTCATTGTTATACCTGCTGTCTAATTTCATTAATGTCGTGCTCTTTTAGGACCTGGAGCTGAAATCTCTCTTGCTAGAGGCTTATGTGAAAGGCCAACAGGAGTT includes:
- the LOC127947440 gene encoding CCR4-NOT transcription complex subunit 1 isoform X4, which gives rise to MNLDSLSLALSQISYLVDNLTKKNYRASQQEIQHIVNRHGPEADRHLLRCLFSHVDFSGDGKSSGKDFHQTQFLIQECVSLITKPNFISTLCYAIDNPLHYQKSLKPSPHLVTQLSKVLKLSKVQEVIFGLALLNSSNADLRGFAAQFAKQKLPDLLRSYVDADLGGNQEGGFQDIAIEVLHLLLSHLLFGQKGSSGVGQEQIDAFLKTLCRDFPQERCPVVLAPLLYPDKRDILMDRILPDSGELNKTMMESSLADFMQEVGYGFCASPDECRNIILQYGVREVTASQVARVLGMMARTHSGLSDGIGLQSISNPVGGGIWSDGKDKSDCSQAHTWNVEVLIDVVKELNPNLNFKEVTYELDHQGFLIRDSKGLQIVVCGIQRGLGMEVFPVDLIYRPWKHAEGQLSFIQHSLMSPEVFCFADYPCHTVAIDILKAPPEDDNREIATWKSLDLVESLLRLSEVGHYEQVKQLFSFPIKHCPDMLVLALLQISTSWHTLRHELISTLMPIFLGNHPNSAIILHYAWHGQGQSPSIRQLIMHSMAEWYMRGEQYDQAKLSRILDVAQDLKSLSMLLNGTPFAFVIDLAALASRREYLKLDKWLTDKIREHGEPFIQACVTFLKRRCPSIMGGLAPEKDQPKSAQLPPETLATMLACLQSCAGSVSQELSETILTMVANCSNVMNKARQPPPGVLPKGRAPSTSSLDAISPVQMDPLSAMGSLSLGVSSTSHTPSMQGFPSLQGSAFSNPQSPAKAFSNLPNPNPSTAFPGINPLSSQLPGSLSTSLTGIGSGLGMPAVSSDPFGTRKMSTPGLNPPTFQQTDLSQVWPEANQHFSKEIDDEANSYFQRIYNHPPHPTMSVDEVLEMLQRFKDSNIKREREVFNCMLRNLFEEYRFFPQYPDKELHITACLFGGIIEKGLVTYMALGLALRYVLEALRKPFGSKMYYFGIAALDRFKNRLKDYPQYCQHLASIAHFLQFPHHLQEYIEYGQQSRDPPVKMQGSITTPGSLALAQAQAQSQTPKAPQPGQAITLVTTATTTTTAAKTTTISRPTAVGPKKDVPPSINTTNIDTLLVATDQTERIVEPPENVQEKIAFIFNNLSQSNMTQKVEELKDTVKEEFMPWVSQYLVMKRVSIEPNFHSLYSNFLDTLKNPEFVKMVLNETYRNIKVLLTSDKAAANFSDRSLLKNLGHWLGMITLAKNKPILYTDLELKSLLLEAYVKGQQELLYVVPFVAKVLESSLRSVIFRPQNPWTMGIMNVLAELHQEHDLKLNLKFEIEVLCKNLSLDISDLKPGNLLRDKEKLKNLEEQLSAPKKETKPPEEMLPIITTVAPSTPATTTTCTATGPPTPQFSYHDINVYALAGLAPHINININIPLLQAHPQLKQCVRPAIERAVQELVHPVVDRSIKIAMTTCEQIVRKDFALDSEESHMRVAAHHMMRNLTAGMAMITCREPLLMSIATNLKNSFAAALRAPTPQQREMMEEAAARLAQDNCELACCFIQKTAVEKAGPEMDKRLATEFELRKHARQEGRRYCDPMVLTYQAERMPEQIRLKVGGVDPKQLAVYEEFARNVPGFLPSNDLSQPTGFLAQPMKQQAWPTDDVAHIYDKCISDLEQHLHAIPPALAMNPQTQAIRSLLEAVVLARNSRDGIAALGLLQKAVEGLLDATSGADTDLLLSYRECHLLVLKALQDGRAYGPQWCNKQITRCLIECRDEYKYNVEAVELLIRNHLVNMQQYDLHLAQSMENGINYMAVAFAMQLVKILLVDERSVSHITEADLFHTIETLMRTNAHSRANAPEGLPQLMDVVRSNYEAMIDRHHGGPNFMMHSGISQASEYDDPPGLREKAEYLLREWVNLYHSAAAGRDSTKAFSAFVGQMHQQGILKTDDLITRFFRLCTEMCVEISYRAQAEQQLPTTSPAIIRAKCYHNLDAFVRLIALLVKHSGEATNTVTKINLLNKVLGIVVGVLIQDHDVRQTEFQQLPYHRIFIMLLLELNAPEHVLETINFQTLTAFCNTFHILRPTKAPGFVYAWLELISHRIFIARMLAHTPQQKGWPMYAQLLIDLFKYLAPFLRNVELNKPMQILYKGTLRVLLVLLHDFPEFLCDYHYGFCDVIPPNCIQLRNLILSAFPRNMRLPDPFTPNLKVDMLSEINIAPRILTNFTGVMPSQFKKDLDSYLKTRSPVTFLSELRSNLQVSNEPGNRYNIQLINALVLYVGTQAIAHIHNKGSTPSMSTITHSAHMDIFQNLAVDLDTEGRYLFLNAIANQLRYPNSHTHYFSCTMLYLFAEANAEAIQEQITRVLLERLIVNRPHPWGLLITFIELIKNPAFKFWSHDFVHCAPEIEKLFQSVAQCCMGQKQAQQVMEGTGAS